A genomic stretch from Methylorubrum extorquens includes:
- a CDS encoding conserved protein of unknown function (Evidence 4 : Unknown function but conserved in other organisms) — protein sequence MNGERAADAALFAPAAARNGAVNLDVLRDVLPRRDRVLEVASVSGEHAVRTAGGHAPIRVSGLAGSGCRE from the coding sequence TTGAACGGCGAGCGTGCCGCCGACGCGGCTCTGTTCGCCCCGGCCGCAGCCCGCAACGGGGCGGTCAATCTCGATGTGCTCCGAGATGTCCTGCCGCGCCGCGATCGGGTCCTGGAGGTGGCGAGCGTGTCGGGCGAGCACGCGGTGCGAACGGCAGGCGGTCACGCGCCGATTCGCGTATCCGGGCTGGCTGGCTCCGGCTGCCGAGAGTAG
- a CDS encoding putative transporter, major facilitator superfamily (Evidence 3 : Putative function from multiple computational evidences; Product type t : transporter), which yields MWLDRKGGTASPASPRPEPAWTSKTHFYSTQGKPVLNAPHRADTAPRLSPAEIRSIIIGLVAAMLLAALDQTIVATAMPTIGLELGDAANLPWIVTAYLLASTAVTPLYGKLSDIHGRRIMLLIAITTFSVGSLLCALAPTMIALALARGLQGIGGGGLIALSQIILADILSAKERARYQVYIAGVFALSSVAGPLLGGFFAQHLHWSAIFWINLPIGLAAFILTNDKLRLLPRNERRHSVDYPGAALLVVSSTSLMLALSWGGVRYPWGSAPVLGLAAFGLLSGVAFAARLATAGEPLIPLSVLRDRVVTSATLAACFAMGTLIGLSIYVPIFLEGVIGLDPSRSGLAMVPLMVGTVVGATLSGRSMAYLRHYKRLPLALLTLSVGACGLLAFMGPELPLWFTEILFVLLSMGIGTVLPLSTIVVQNAVAPQQLGIATASMNFFRSLGGALIVAIFGTLVLGGAGGAGESAVHDMAALIRGADAGQLGQTFRLVFLAACFGLVLALGCLSLVEERPLQETVGHGRDGRGQRD from the coding sequence GTGTGGCTCGACCGAAAGGGCGGCACCGCCTCACCCGCGAGCCCGCGGCCGGAACCGGCCTGGACTTCGAAAACGCACTTCTACTCCACCCAAGGCAAACCGGTCTTGAACGCACCCCATCGCGCCGACACAGCGCCGCGCCTCAGCCCGGCCGAGATCCGCTCCATCATCATCGGCCTCGTCGCCGCGATGCTGCTCGCGGCCCTCGACCAGACCATCGTGGCGACCGCCATGCCGACGATCGGGCTCGAACTCGGAGACGCCGCGAACCTGCCCTGGATCGTCACGGCCTATCTCCTGGCCTCCACCGCCGTCACGCCGCTCTACGGCAAGCTCTCCGACATCCACGGCCGGCGGATCATGCTGCTGATCGCGATCACGACCTTCAGCGTCGGCTCCCTGCTTTGCGCGCTCGCCCCGACGATGATCGCGCTGGCGCTCGCCCGCGGCCTTCAGGGCATCGGCGGCGGTGGCCTGATCGCGCTGTCCCAGATCATCCTCGCCGACATCCTCTCGGCCAAGGAGCGGGCGCGCTATCAGGTCTACATCGCGGGCGTGTTCGCCCTGTCCTCGGTGGCCGGCCCGCTGCTCGGCGGCTTCTTCGCCCAGCACCTGCACTGGTCGGCGATCTTCTGGATCAACCTGCCGATCGGGCTTGCCGCCTTCATCCTCACCAACGACAAGCTCAGGCTCCTGCCCCGCAACGAACGGCGGCACAGCGTCGATTATCCGGGTGCGGCGCTCCTCGTCGTGAGCTCGACCAGCCTGATGCTGGCCCTGAGCTGGGGCGGCGTCCGCTATCCCTGGGGCTCGGCACCGGTGCTCGGGCTCGCCGCCTTCGGTCTTCTCAGCGGTGTGGCCTTCGCGGCTCGCCTCGCGACCGCGGGTGAACCGCTGATCCCTTTGAGCGTGCTGCGCGACCGCGTCGTCACCAGCGCGACGCTCGCCGCCTGCTTCGCCATGGGCACCCTGATCGGCCTCAGCATCTACGTCCCGATCTTCCTCGAGGGCGTCATCGGGCTCGATCCCAGCCGCTCGGGCCTCGCGATGGTGCCGCTGATGGTCGGGACCGTCGTGGGTGCCACCCTCTCGGGCCGCTCGATGGCGTACCTCCGGCACTACAAGCGCCTGCCCCTGGCGCTGCTGACGCTGAGCGTCGGCGCCTGCGGGCTGCTCGCCTTCATGGGGCCCGAGCTTCCGCTCTGGTTCACCGAGATCCTGTTCGTGCTGCTCTCGATGGGGATCGGCACGGTGCTGCCGCTCTCGACGATCGTGGTCCAGAATGCCGTCGCGCCGCAGCAGCTCGGCATCGCCACCGCCTCGATGAACTTCTTCCGCTCGCTGGGCGGCGCCCTGATCGTCGCGATCTTCGGCACGCTCGTGCTTGGCGGGGCGGGCGGGGCCGGCGAAAGCGCGGTGCACGACATGGCCGCGCTGATCCGGGGAGCCGATGCCGGCCAGCTCGGGCAGACCTTCCGCCTCGTCTTCCTCGCCGCCTGCTTCGGCCTCGTTCTGGCGCTCGGCTGCCTCAGCCTGGTCGAGGAGCGCCCGTTGCAGGAGACCGTCGGCCATGGGCGCGACGGGCGCGGTCAGAGGGACTGA
- the exaF gene encoding PQQ-dependent ethanol dehydrogenase precursor (QEDH), lanthanide-containing (Evidence 2a : Function from experimental evidences in other organisms; PubMedId : 27573017; Product type e : enzyme), whose translation MRMRNHFLTAVGLAALSVGLALPAIAEVTEQDILNDAKTTDDVVTYGLGPQAQRFSPIKTLNRDNIKGLVPAWSFSFGGEKQRGQESQALVKDGVLYVTGSYSRLYAVDARTGEKKWEYNARLPEGILPCCDVVNRGAALYKDKVYFGTLDAKLVALDQKTGKVVWRKDIDDFKSGYSYTAAPMIVKGKIITGVSGGEFGVVGRVEARDAETGEVVWKRPVIEGHMGELNGKPSTMTGKANESWPGDTWKFGGGATWLGGTYDPELNLIYFGTGNPGPWNSALRPGDNKWSASRLAINSDNGEIVWGFQTTPHDGWDYDGVNEFVPFDMQKDGKTVKAGATADRNGFFYVLDRTNGAFLSATPFVSNINWAKGIDENGRPIYDDANRPGDPAKSEDGKKGKSVYATPGFLGGKNWNPIAYSPDTRLFYVPSNEWGMDIWNEPVNYKKGAAYLGAGFTIKPTFEDHIGSLKAIDPATKKVVWEYKNKAPLWAGVLTTAGNLVFTGTPEGFLKAFDAKTGEEVWKFQVGTGVVASPITWEQDGEQWIGVAAGWGGAVPLWGGEVAKTTAGINQGGSFWAFRLPKALASR comes from the coding sequence ATGAGAATGCGGAACCATTTCCTGACGGCGGTGGGGCTCGCCGCCCTCAGCGTCGGCCTCGCCCTTCCAGCGATCGCCGAGGTGACCGAGCAGGACATCCTCAACGACGCCAAGACGACGGACGACGTCGTCACCTACGGCCTCGGCCCGCAGGCGCAGCGCTTCAGCCCGATCAAGACGCTCAACCGCGACAACATCAAGGGCCTCGTCCCGGCTTGGTCGTTCTCCTTCGGCGGCGAGAAGCAGCGCGGCCAGGAGAGCCAGGCGCTGGTCAAGGACGGCGTGCTCTACGTCACCGGCTCCTATTCGCGCCTCTACGCCGTCGATGCGCGCACCGGCGAGAAGAAGTGGGAATACAACGCCCGCCTTCCCGAGGGCATTCTGCCCTGCTGCGACGTGGTGAACCGCGGCGCCGCCCTCTACAAGGACAAGGTCTATTTCGGCACGCTCGACGCCAAGCTCGTCGCGCTCGACCAGAAGACCGGTAAGGTCGTCTGGCGCAAGGATATCGACGACTTCAAGTCCGGCTACAGCTACACCGCTGCGCCGATGATCGTGAAGGGCAAGATCATCACCGGCGTGTCGGGCGGCGAGTTCGGTGTGGTCGGCCGCGTCGAGGCGCGCGATGCCGAGACCGGCGAGGTGGTGTGGAAGCGGCCCGTCATCGAGGGCCATATGGGCGAGCTGAATGGCAAGCCCTCGACCATGACCGGCAAGGCCAACGAGTCCTGGCCCGGCGACACCTGGAAGTTCGGCGGCGGCGCCACCTGGCTCGGCGGCACCTACGACCCCGAGCTGAACCTGATCTACTTCGGCACCGGCAACCCGGGCCCGTGGAACTCGGCGCTCCGCCCGGGCGACAACAAGTGGTCGGCCTCGCGGCTCGCGATCAACTCCGACAACGGCGAGATCGTCTGGGGCTTCCAGACCACGCCGCATGACGGCTGGGACTACGACGGGGTCAACGAGTTCGTGCCCTTCGACATGCAGAAGGACGGCAAGACCGTGAAGGCCGGCGCCACCGCCGACCGCAACGGCTTCTTCTACGTCCTCGACCGCACCAACGGGGCGTTCCTGTCGGCCACGCCGTTCGTGTCCAACATCAACTGGGCCAAGGGCATCGACGAGAACGGGCGCCCGATCTACGACGACGCCAACCGCCCCGGCGACCCGGCCAAGTCCGAGGACGGCAAGAAGGGCAAGTCCGTCTACGCGACGCCGGGCTTCCTCGGCGGCAAGAACTGGAACCCGATCGCCTACAGCCCCGACACCCGGCTGTTCTACGTCCCCTCCAACGAGTGGGGCATGGACATCTGGAACGAGCCGGTGAACTACAAGAAGGGCGCCGCCTATCTCGGCGCGGGCTTCACCATCAAGCCGACTTTCGAGGATCATATCGGCTCGCTGAAGGCCATCGACCCGGCGACCAAGAAGGTCGTGTGGGAGTACAAGAACAAGGCCCCGCTCTGGGCCGGCGTGCTCACCACCGCGGGCAACCTCGTCTTCACCGGAACGCCCGAGGGCTTCCTGAAGGCGTTTGACGCCAAGACCGGCGAGGAAGTCTGGAAGTTCCAGGTCGGCACCGGCGTCGTCGCCTCGCCGATCACCTGGGAGCAGGACGGCGAGCAGTGGATCGGCGTCGCGGCTGGCTGGGGTGGCGCGGTGCCGCTCTGGGGCGGCGAAGTCGCCAAGACGACGGCTGGCATCAACCAGGGCGGCAGCTTCTGGGCCTTCCGCCTGCCGAAGGCGCTCGCCTCCCGATAG
- a CDS encoding conserved protein of unknown function, periplasmic binding protein precursor, putative periplasmic binding protein-like II (Evidence 4 : Unknown function but conserved in other organisms), whose translation MRVLSRRGLAALACLTVAGAFAGGPALARPLDEVTASGVLRVAIYDDNRPFSEAGKASPRGIDADIAQAIAERLKLKLDLRVVDAGENVDGDFRLNLWRGDLAGTPLADLMLHVPHDRILATRNEQIFLTNPYFEQRLAFAYHRGRIEGFEGVRDLEGHSVAVEGTSASDSLLMNAEGGRFRGQIRHFRSFDEAAKAYLAGETPILAGTRAGIEAALAAAGAAGEDNPVVEVPIPGLVRTRWDLGGAVRSDSRDLAYAVGDALAALAQEGRLKAICATYGVTYTAPQGY comes from the coding sequence ATGCGCGTCCTGTCCCGCCGCGGCCTCGCCGCCCTCGCCTGCCTGACCGTCGCCGGAGCGTTCGCGGGCGGGCCGGCGCTCGCGCGTCCGCTCGACGAGGTGACGGCCTCCGGCGTCCTGCGCGTGGCGATCTACGACGACAACCGGCCCTTCTCAGAAGCGGGGAAGGCCTCGCCCCGCGGCATCGACGCCGACATCGCACAGGCCATCGCCGAGCGGCTCAAGCTGAAGCTCGACCTGCGGGTGGTGGATGCGGGCGAGAACGTCGATGGCGATTTCCGGCTGAACCTGTGGCGGGGCGACCTCGCTGGCACGCCGCTCGCCGACCTGATGCTGCACGTGCCCCATGACCGCATCCTGGCCACCCGCAACGAGCAGATCTTCCTGACCAATCCCTATTTCGAGCAGCGGCTGGCCTTCGCCTATCACCGCGGCCGGATCGAGGGGTTCGAGGGCGTACGCGACCTGGAGGGCCACAGCGTTGCGGTCGAGGGCACGAGCGCCTCCGACAGCCTGCTGATGAACGCCGAGGGCGGCCGCTTCCGCGGCCAGATCCGGCATTTCCGCAGCTTCGACGAGGCGGCGAAGGCCTACCTCGCGGGCGAGACCCCGATCCTGGCCGGCACCCGCGCGGGAATCGAGGCGGCGCTGGCGGCGGCCGGCGCTGCGGGCGAGGACAATCCCGTGGTCGAGGTGCCGATCCCCGGTCTGGTGCGGACGCGCTGGGATCTCGGTGGCGCGGTGCGCAGCGATTCCCGCGACCTCGCCTACGCGGTCGGCGATGCCCTCGCCGCCCTGGCGCAGGAGGGGCGCCTCAAGGCGATCTGCGCGACCTACGGCGTCACCTACACCGCGCCGCAAGGGTACTGA
- a CDS encoding Cytochrome c550: MKAAPLKGGLLAVGLVLSVSAALGHGDVQPQPVDTAGLAPLGETWREENPYRGDAKAITIGDSGFNQNCARCHGLQVISGGLAPDLRYLPLGKEGDEYFVERVRHGATTNGVMKMPAFEGVLSQEALWAIRTYIEAKHEE, translated from the coding sequence ATGAAGGCTGCACCCCTCAAGGGCGGGCTCCTCGCCGTCGGCCTTGTCCTGTCCGTCTCCGCCGCCCTCGGCCACGGCGATGTGCAGCCGCAGCCCGTGGATACCGCCGGCCTCGCGCCTCTGGGCGAGACGTGGCGCGAGGAGAATCCCTATCGCGGCGACGCGAAGGCGATCACCATCGGTGATTCCGGGTTCAACCAGAACTGCGCCCGCTGCCACGGCCTTCAGGTGATCTCCGGCGGTCTGGCGCCGGACCTGCGCTACCTTCCGCTCGGCAAGGAGGGCGACGAGTACTTCGTCGAGCGCGTCCGCCACGGCGCGACCACCAACGGCGTGATGAAGATGCCGGCTTTTGAGGGCGTGCTGTCGCAGGAGGCCCTGTGGGCGATCCGCACCTACATCGAAGCCAAGCACGAAGAGTAG
- a CDS encoding conserved protein of unknown function; putative exported protein (Evidence 4 : Unknown function but conserved in other organisms), which produces MLARLGKRHGGPLRATKPRRRARGVGLLLLGLLPVAAQAEPLAIHYLERRIERPTPLNNEDPIPDDEGLKGAELGLKDSNATGRFVSLTFRLDSRVVGPDEDLRAAFRALGETPRFVLLNVPAEDVLALADMPETKGTVFLNVGAPDSRLREADCRPRLLHVLPSRAMLADALVQFLAYKRWTRILLLSGPAPADALYAEALKKSAKKFGARIVAESRFDPQGGDTRDTALREFVLPTRGPEHDVVAVADEAGAFGANLVYNTAAARPVVGTQGLTPAAWGRPVEAWAAVQLQTRFRRLAGRAMRPIDYAGWMAVHALGEAAVQARSTDPDTVAALMLSPRFEVGGFKGRPLSFRAWDGQLRQPVFLLWPGAVTATAPIEGFQHHRTELDTLGPDEPESACRAFRKPG; this is translated from the coding sequence ATGCTGGCGCGGCTCGGGAAACGGCACGGCGGCCCGCTTCGGGCAACGAAGCCGCGGCGCAGGGCGCGCGGCGTCGGGCTGCTTCTGCTCGGCCTGCTGCCCGTCGCGGCCCAGGCCGAGCCGCTGGCGATTCACTACTTGGAGCGGCGCATCGAGCGCCCGACGCCCCTCAACAACGAAGATCCGATCCCCGATGACGAGGGGCTGAAGGGCGCCGAACTCGGGCTCAAGGATTCGAACGCCACCGGCCGGTTCGTCTCGTTGACCTTCCGCCTCGACAGCCGCGTCGTCGGGCCCGACGAGGATCTTCGCGCCGCCTTCCGTGCGCTGGGCGAGACCCCCCGCTTTGTCCTTCTGAACGTGCCGGCCGAGGACGTGCTGGCGCTCGCCGACATGCCCGAGACCAAGGGCACCGTGTTCCTCAATGTCGGCGCGCCGGATTCGCGCCTGCGCGAGGCCGATTGCCGGCCTCGACTGCTCCACGTCCTGCCCTCGCGGGCGATGCTCGCTGACGCGCTGGTGCAGTTCCTCGCCTACAAGCGCTGGACCCGCATCCTGCTGCTCTCCGGCCCGGCTCCGGCCGATGCGCTCTACGCCGAAGCGTTGAAGAAGAGCGCCAAAAAGTTCGGCGCGCGGATCGTGGCCGAATCCCGCTTCGACCCGCAGGGGGGCGACACCCGCGACACCGCTTTGCGCGAATTCGTGCTGCCCACCCGCGGCCCGGAGCACGACGTGGTCGCGGTGGCCGACGAGGCGGGGGCGTTCGGGGCGAACCTCGTCTACAACACCGCCGCGGCCCGGCCCGTGGTCGGCACGCAGGGGCTGACGCCTGCGGCCTGGGGGCGTCCGGTCGAGGCCTGGGCGGCGGTGCAGCTCCAGACCCGGTTTCGGCGGCTCGCGGGGCGGGCGATGCGCCCGATCGACTATGCCGGCTGGATGGCCGTGCACGCGCTCGGCGAGGCGGCGGTGCAGGCGCGCAGCACCGATCCCGACACGGTGGCGGCCCTCATGCTGTCGCCACGCTTCGAGGTCGGTGGCTTCAAGGGGCGCCCCTTGAGCTTCCGCGCCTGGGACGGGCAGTTGCGCCAGCCGGTCTTCCTGCTCTGGCCGGGCGCGGTGACGGCGACCGCGCCGATCGAAGGCTTCCAGCACCACCGCACCGAACTCGACACGCTCGGCCCCGACGAGCCGGAGAGCGCGTGCCGGGCTTTCCGGAAACCGGGCTGA
- a CDS encoding conserved protein of unknown function; putative exported protein; putative YVTN beta-propeller repeat family protein (Evidence 4 : Unknown function but conserved in other organisms), with product MPGFPETGLMRVPSADAAHENGRFCMSRAWTARLLLCAGLLGLATGPARAEEIFVSNERDNTVSVIDGTSLEVVRTFPVGRRPRGLTFSRDGRTLYVCASDSDAVQVIDPETGALRHNLPSGEDPEQFALAPDDRTLFIANEENATTTVVDAQTRKVLAQIDVGIEPEGMAVSPDGKTAVTTSETTNMVHWIDVPTLSATDATPVGQRPRAAAFSADGRMLWASSEIGGTVAVIDTASRKVVETIEFAVKGIAADRLQPVGITLTRDGRFAFVALGPSDRVAVIDAKTYKVLNYILVGRRVWQLAMTPDESRLFTTNGVSGDVTVIDVATQRPIRSVKVGRFPWGVAVRPAVTPERAAGAAP from the coding sequence GTGCCGGGCTTTCCGGAAACCGGGCTGATGCGCGTGCCATCCGCTGACGCCGCACACGAGAACGGAAGGTTCTGCATGAGCCGCGCTTGGACCGCACGCCTCCTCCTCTGCGCCGGCCTGCTCGGCCTCGCGACGGGACCGGCGAGGGCGGAGGAAATCTTCGTCTCGAACGAGCGCGACAATACCGTCTCGGTGATCGACGGGACCTCGCTCGAGGTGGTCCGCACCTTCCCCGTCGGCCGGCGCCCGCGCGGGCTCACCTTCTCCCGCGACGGACGCACGCTCTACGTCTGCGCCAGCGATTCCGACGCGGTGCAGGTGATCGACCCCGAGACGGGGGCGCTACGCCACAACCTGCCCTCCGGCGAGGATCCGGAGCAGTTCGCGCTGGCGCCCGACGACCGCACCCTGTTCATCGCCAACGAGGAGAACGCCACCACCACGGTCGTTGACGCACAGACGCGCAAGGTGCTGGCGCAGATCGATGTCGGCATCGAGCCCGAGGGCATGGCGGTGAGCCCGGACGGCAAGACCGCCGTCACCACCTCCGAGACCACCAACATGGTCCATTGGATCGACGTGCCGACGTTGAGCGCCACTGACGCGACCCCGGTGGGCCAGCGCCCGCGCGCCGCCGCCTTCTCGGCGGACGGACGGATGCTGTGGGCGTCCTCCGAGATCGGCGGCACCGTCGCGGTGATCGACACTGCCAGCCGCAAGGTGGTCGAGACCATCGAATTCGCGGTGAAGGGCATTGCCGCCGACCGGCTCCAGCCGGTGGGCATCACCCTGACCCGGGACGGGCGCTTCGCCTTCGTCGCGCTCGGCCCCTCTGACCGCGTCGCGGTGATCGACGCCAAGACCTACAAGGTCTTGAACTACATCCTCGTCGGACGCCGGGTCTGGCAGCTTGCGATGACGCCGGACGAGTCGCGACTGTTCACGACCAACGGCGTCTCGGGCGACGTCACCGTGATCGACGTGGCAACCCAGCGCCCGATCCGCAGCGTCAAGGTCGGCCGCTTCCCCTGGGGTGTCGCCGTGCGCCCAGCCGTCACGCCCGAGCGGGCCGCGGGCGCCGCCCCGTGA